One genomic region from Leptospira montravelensis encodes:
- a CDS encoding phosphoglycerate kinase: protein MKLPLLEEQNLKGKRVFVRVDFNVPVENGKATDRTRIEKTLPTLELLISKGAKIILGSHLGRPKGGPEPKYSMKPVFDVLTSLVKTKVSFSEAVIGAPVVKLSNELGEGEILLLENLRFHKEEEENAPGFCKELAKLADVYVNDAFGTAHRAHASTEGVAHLLPAFAGLLMRKEIEVLSGLLAKPERPFVAIVGGSKVSSKFAILKNLLEKVDHLLIGGGMAYTFLKSRAVPVGKSLVEPDFESQAFQLIDRAGIQGVDLQIPVDHIIADNFDPNAKTKSVDKMGIIDGWMGMDIGPKTIDNYIKAIKEAKTILWNGPMGVFEMDKFSKGTIEIAKAISKSKAKTVVGGGDSIAAVNKAGVADKITHISTGGGASLEFLEGRTLPGVECLLPKEEK from the coding sequence ATGAAATTACCTCTTCTCGAAGAACAAAATCTAAAAGGAAAACGAGTCTTTGTTCGTGTGGACTTCAATGTCCCTGTGGAAAACGGAAAAGCCACTGACAGGACTCGGATTGAAAAAACCCTCCCTACTTTGGAATTACTCATTTCCAAAGGAGCAAAGATCATTTTGGGAAGCCATTTGGGCCGACCCAAAGGTGGACCGGAACCAAAATATTCCATGAAACCAGTGTTTGATGTTCTTACTTCACTCGTTAAAACCAAAGTCAGCTTCTCGGAAGCGGTCATTGGTGCGCCTGTGGTGAAGTTATCGAATGAACTTGGGGAAGGCGAAATTTTACTTTTAGAAAACCTTCGTTTCCATAAGGAAGAAGAGGAAAATGCACCCGGCTTCTGTAAAGAACTGGCAAAACTTGCTGATGTTTATGTGAACGATGCTTTTGGAACGGCACATAGAGCCCACGCTTCGACGGAAGGTGTGGCTCACCTACTTCCTGCTTTTGCGGGACTTCTGATGCGTAAAGAAATCGAAGTTTTAAGTGGACTTCTTGCCAAACCGGAACGCCCTTTTGTGGCGATTGTGGGTGGATCCAAGGTAAGTTCCAAATTTGCTATTTTAAAGAACCTGCTCGAGAAGGTAGACCACCTTCTCATTGGTGGGGGAATGGCTTATACCTTCCTCAAATCGAGAGCGGTTCCCGTGGGTAAATCCCTTGTGGAACCAGACTTTGAATCCCAAGCCTTCCAACTCATTGACCGAGCGGGAATCCAAGGAGTGGACCTTCAAATTCCTGTGGACCATATCATTGCTGACAATTTTGATCCCAATGCCAAAACCAAGTCTGTGGATAAAATGGGAATCATTGACGGTTGGATGGGAATGGACATAGGTCCAAAAACCATCGACAATTACATCAAAGCCATCAAAGAAGCAAAAACCATCCTTTGGAATGGACCGATGGGTGTGTTTGAGATGGACAAGTTCTCTAAGGGAACCATTGAGATTGCCAAAGCCATTAGTAAATCCAAAGCCAAAACCGTTGTGGGTGGTGGGGATTCGATCGCCGCTGTGAACAAAGCAGGTGTGGCAGACAAAATCACTCATATTTCCACTGGTGGCGGTGCTTCGTTAGAATTTTTAGAAGGACGAACTCTACCTGGTGTAGAATGTTTACTCCCTAAGGAAGAAAAATAA
- the gap gene encoding type I glyceraldehyde-3-phosphate dehydrogenase: MVKIAINGFGRIGRLVLRSGIKDPNIEFVAINDLVTPDNLSYLFKYDSTHGRFDGEVSHTDNEIIIDGKKVKTFSERDPEKLPWKELGVDFVIESTGLFTDRVGAEKHIKAGAKKVVISAPAKDKDIPTFVMGVNHEKYDAAKDNVVSNASCTTNCLAPITKVVLDNFGIVEGLMTTIHAMTATQPTVDGPSKKDFRGGRGAAQNIIPASTGAAKAVGLCIPEVNGKLTGMSFRVPTPDVSVVDLTVRTEKPTSLAEIKKKMKEASEGSMKGILGYTEDMVVSNDFLGDIRSSIFDADACIELSPTFFKLVSWYDNEMGYSNRVLDLVRYMAKKG; this comes from the coding sequence ATGGTAAAAATCGCAATCAATGGTTTTGGTCGCATTGGACGACTAGTACTTCGATCCGGAATCAAAGATCCCAATATAGAATTCGTTGCCATCAACGACCTTGTGACCCCAGACAACCTTTCTTATCTTTTCAAATATGACTCCACTCACGGTCGCTTCGACGGTGAAGTTTCTCACACAGACAACGAAATCATTATCGATGGAAAAAAAGTAAAAACTTTCTCCGAAAGAGACCCAGAAAAACTTCCGTGGAAAGAACTCGGAGTGGACTTCGTCATTGAATCTACTGGTCTTTTTACTGACCGAGTGGGTGCTGAAAAACATATCAAAGCTGGTGCCAAAAAAGTCGTTATCTCTGCTCCGGCAAAAGACAAAGACATCCCTACTTTTGTAATGGGTGTGAACCATGAAAAATACGATGCAGCAAAAGACAATGTTGTCTCTAACGCTTCTTGTACAACGAACTGCCTTGCTCCAATCACAAAAGTGGTTCTTGACAACTTCGGAATCGTGGAAGGTTTAATGACTACCATCCACGCAATGACAGCTACCCAACCGACTGTTGACGGACCTTCTAAAAAAGACTTCCGTGGTGGACGTGGTGCCGCTCAAAACATCATCCCTGCTTCGACTGGAGCAGCAAAAGCTGTAGGACTTTGTATCCCTGAAGTGAACGGAAAACTCACAGGTATGAGTTTCCGAGTTCCCACTCCAGACGTGTCCGTTGTGGACTTAACAGTTCGAACAGAAAAACCAACATCACTCGCAGAAATCAAAAAGAAAATGAAAGAAGCCAGTGAAGGTTCCATGAAAGGAATTCTTGGTTACACAGAAGATATGGTAGTTTCTAACGACTTCCTTGGAGACATTCGTTCTTCCATCTTTGATGCGGATGCTTGTATTGAACTAAGCCCAACTTTTTTCAAACTCGTTTCTTGGTATGACAATGAGATGGGATACTCCAACCGAGTGTTAGATCTCGTACGTTACATGGCAAAAAAAGGCTAA
- the lepB gene encoding signal peptidase I → MSKPKNKVPFKTRLLAFAIPLVVGLVSAIVFKYYVITPVHIPNQFMEPTLKNGSTAYFYRWFRAKQLGIGDVVLVHSPLDPNSVLIARIVGKPGDIIYVQKRMVFRNGTLLDPASFPESSSNDIPMIPPGKTESDDMPKVTVPEKSFFLLADNRELGVDSRTLGVVQESQVIATLW, encoded by the coding sequence ATGTCTAAACCAAAAAACAAAGTTCCCTTCAAAACAAGACTACTCGCATTTGCCATTCCTCTTGTTGTAGGCCTTGTCTCTGCTATTGTCTTTAAATACTATGTAATCACTCCCGTCCACATTCCAAACCAGTTTATGGAACCCACATTAAAAAATGGATCCACTGCTTATTTTTATCGATGGTTTCGTGCCAAACAATTGGGGATTGGTGATGTGGTTCTAGTGCATTCTCCTCTTGACCCAAACTCGGTTCTCATTGCAAGGATCGTTGGCAAACCTGGAGATATCATCTACGTCCAAAAGAGAATGGTATTTCGCAATGGAACTCTTCTCGATCCTGCCAGTTTTCCTGAATCTTCCTCAAACGATATCCCGATGATCCCTCCCGGTAAAACAGAATCGGATGATATGCCAAAAGTAACCGTTCCCGAAAAATCTTTTTTCCTTCTAGCTGACAATCGCGAACTCGGAGTGGACTCAAGAACCTTGGGTGTAGTCCAAGAAAGTCAAGTCATTGCTACCTTATGGTAA
- a CDS encoding methyl-accepting chemotaxis protein, whose product MRKLIKFIIFGLEGFNYGIGFPTLLVYIYFFTEWSGEEFQTILISAFISVFFIVVYAISFYWIRFASISRIGKPECTKRDQIKAYFWLDHLAKVAMLDVIIRYAIGFFFVIGTLYFYLHSKNFVLMSEMAIGLCLTLAFTVIFQSIFIDYVENKFNIKGILLSIRLDHNKRINTRKLSRNLGFQTVLSFFAAILVLFIINYRLNFKQELDLVHTGMEQSVMDSESLMRVTLVDFRDRLTLSIFAENKLKDQMVRKNQDGIRAVLNEIQLKSTNHAVEALFFYKPEEGIFVSTNEYDRSKTGSIFFIEDVALAKQGPVRHTSIRSRISGDIVSPYTLPVYQNDQFLGYVGGFLNIGKLSSFILGNIKIGTSGKVGFFDGDGTIVYYTNKKDIGTNAKARLVFDIPFQKEEALGFADSTEDGTLKRIFYVKNPEFNYIIFCIFENAELYEKTMASLFTTLGISIVVVLLIGIITVLVIESKLKPLERIRVRIAEMVKGNLQSDFYDSSRDEIGSMANAMFDFQTKLRQIVNQTQTVSNELTNTSSDIYESMLSLSDAAQNQAASSEEISASVEEITAGIESVAQRTETQSFTLASLMKKMTELNSAVSEIDKKFQIADVRVEEITNDAKLGEKSLGEMKLSMDKIFQSSSEMINVVEIIHNISEQINLLALNAAIEAARAGASGRGFAVVADEISKLADKTAKSIYDIEELIKQNEGEIKQGQEKIDRSIGILSETISGVNSINQMTKEIRTVVRKQIDTNEEVNEGVTQIRELSEMIKEATDEQKMAMLEISRSMAEINNHAQTTAMSSEGTKSSSQNMNQLSESLRKEINYFHV is encoded by the coding sequence ATGCGTAAATTGATCAAATTTATAATTTTTGGTCTAGAGGGTTTTAATTACGGAATCGGCTTTCCCACTCTGCTTGTTTATATTTACTTTTTCACAGAATGGTCGGGAGAAGAATTTCAAACTATTCTAATTTCAGCATTCATTTCTGTCTTTTTTATTGTAGTTTACGCTATTTCCTTCTACTGGATTCGTTTTGCTTCCATCAGTAGAATCGGGAAACCTGAGTGCACCAAACGGGACCAAATCAAAGCCTATTTTTGGTTAGACCATTTGGCAAAGGTCGCCATGTTAGATGTGATTATCCGATATGCGATAGGATTTTTCTTTGTCATTGGAACTTTGTATTTTTATCTTCACTCAAAAAACTTTGTTCTTATGAGTGAAATGGCGATTGGCCTCTGCCTCACACTTGCTTTCACAGTCATCTTCCAATCCATTTTCATAGATTATGTAGAAAACAAATTTAATATCAAAGGAATCTTACTTTCCATTCGCCTTGACCATAACAAAAGAATCAATACGAGGAAACTTTCCAGAAATTTAGGTTTTCAAACCGTTCTTTCTTTTTTCGCTGCTATCCTAGTTTTATTTATCATCAATTACCGATTAAATTTCAAACAAGAATTGGATTTGGTTCATACTGGAATGGAACAATCGGTAATGGATTCAGAATCTTTGATGCGAGTTACCTTAGTAGATTTTCGCGATCGGCTTACACTATCTATCTTTGCAGAAAACAAATTAAAAGACCAAATGGTTCGCAAAAACCAAGATGGAATTCGAGCCGTACTCAATGAAATCCAATTAAAAAGCACAAATCATGCTGTAGAAGCGCTCTTTTTTTACAAACCGGAAGAAGGCATTTTTGTATCCACAAATGAATACGATCGTTCCAAAACAGGTTCCATTTTTTTTATTGAAGATGTCGCCTTGGCAAAACAAGGCCCAGTTCGACATACAAGCATTCGTTCACGGATTTCTGGTGATATCGTTTCTCCTTATACACTGCCTGTGTATCAAAATGACCAATTTTTAGGTTATGTGGGTGGGTTCTTAAATATTGGAAAACTTTCAAGTTTTATATTAGGAAATATTAAAATTGGAACCTCTGGCAAAGTTGGTTTTTTTGATGGCGATGGAACCATTGTCTATTATACAAATAAAAAAGATATTGGAACTAATGCAAAAGCTAGATTAGTATTTGATATCCCATTCCAAAAAGAAGAAGCACTTGGTTTTGCTGATTCCACAGAAGATGGAACTCTAAAAAGAATTTTTTATGTAAAAAACCCTGAATTTAATTATATTATTTTTTGTATTTTTGAAAATGCAGAGTTGTATGAGAAAACAATGGCAAGTCTTTTCACTACACTTGGAATTTCCATTGTAGTTGTCCTTCTTATCGGAATTATTACAGTTCTAGTTATCGAATCCAAACTTAAACCTCTAGAAAGAATTAGAGTGCGAATTGCAGAAATGGTAAAAGGAAATTTACAATCCGATTTTTATGACTCAAGCAGAGATGAAATCGGTAGTATGGCAAATGCTATGTTTGATTTTCAAACTAAGTTACGACAAATTGTTAACCAAACACAAACTGTTTCCAATGAGCTGACCAATACAAGTTCCGATATTTATGAATCCATGTTATCCCTTTCTGATGCAGCCCAAAACCAGGCGGCAAGTAGCGAAGAAATATCGGCCTCCGTCGAGGAAATTACAGCCGGAATTGAAAGTGTGGCCCAAAGAACTGAAACTCAATCATTTACCTTAGCTTCCCTAATGAAAAAAATGACGGAGTTAAACAGTGCAGTCTCCGAAATTGACAAAAAATTTCAAATAGCCGATGTTCGCGTAGAAGAAATTACTAACGATGCTAAGTTAGGTGAAAAATCACTGGGAGAAATGAAACTCTCTATGGATAAAATTTTCCAGTCTTCTTCGGAGATGATAAATGTAGTAGAAATTATACACAATATTTCAGAACAAATCAACTTACTCGCATTAAACGCGGCTATTGAAGCTGCGAGAGCAGGCGCTAGTGGACGAGGATTTGCTGTGGTTGCTGACGAAATTTCAAAACTTGCTGATAAAACTGCTAAATCCATTTACGATATAGAAGAACTCATCAAACAGAATGAAGGTGAGATCAAACAAGGCCAAGAAAAAATTGACAGGTCCATTGGAATTTTAAGTGAAACCATTTCTGGTGTTAATTCCATTAACCAAATGACAAAAGAGATTCGTACAGTTGTCAGAAAACAAATTGATACTAACGAGGAAGTGAACGAAGGTGTTACCCAAATTCGCGAACTTTCTGAAATGATCAAAGAAGCCACAGATGAACAGAAAATGGCAATGCTCGAAATTTCCAGATCTATGGCAGAAATCAATAACCATGCGCAGACCACTGCCATGTCCAGTGAAGGAACTAAATCCAGTTCACAAAACATGAACCAACTTTCAGAAAGTCTACGAAAAGAGATCAACTATTTCCATGTCTAA
- the uvrC gene encoding excinuclease ABC subunit UvrC — protein sequence MKDSLVLKTIQEKIKNLGSLPGCYLWKNVGGEVIYVGKALKLQSRVRSYLNPNQKDRKTRALYVELYDLDWIATSTEKEALLLEATLIKKYNPKFNVRLKDDKKYPFLCVSTSEDFPMVFLTRKVKDNGDRYFGPFTDVKAARDSLELIHRIFPIRKTKLKLPLAKPQRPCLNFHMGRCLGPCQGNISKETYSELVDEILSFLEGKKERLVSGLKTAMIQASEKMEYERAGFLKTRIEKIIQIREKQTVVSMDGGDEDILGISKRDDEGQMIILEVRGGRLEGKKSFPLKGLSFSDDDEVFASFLRDYYLNATLLPSIVFLPPSAKGNYDVFLEAITEKFGTSIKLKFPEMGPKKSLLRLAEKNADLSLTERILATKLRDQSVAMKELQEKLNLPVLPRTIECYDISHFQGSSPVASGVMFVDGKPYKAGYRHYKMRGYEGINDPGMIHEVIARRLSHLVNEEEPLPDLIVIDGGLTQLSRAAEAANALELGHIPMVGLAKKREEIYFPGEKHPYSFDIHSPMMRLLRNLRDEAHRFGVTFQRVQRKKKALKTILDDLPDIGASRRKSILSYFQAKKKVTDATIGELKEVPGIGPVLAEKIYSGIRNLKKIEP from the coding sequence ATGAAAGACTCACTAGTTCTAAAAACAATCCAGGAAAAGATTAAAAACTTAGGGAGTCTTCCCGGATGTTATCTTTGGAAAAATGTAGGTGGGGAAGTGATATATGTAGGGAAGGCTCTAAAACTCCAGTCGCGAGTCAGGTCTTATCTAAATCCCAACCAAAAAGACCGAAAGACAAGAGCCCTCTATGTGGAACTCTATGATTTGGATTGGATTGCTACAAGTACAGAAAAGGAAGCATTACTCCTTGAAGCAACCCTCATTAAAAAATACAATCCCAAGTTTAATGTTAGGTTAAAGGACGATAAAAAATATCCCTTCCTTTGTGTTTCCACAAGTGAAGATTTTCCTATGGTATTTTTGACAAGAAAGGTCAAAGACAATGGGGACAGGTATTTTGGTCCATTTACCGATGTCAAAGCGGCTAGGGACAGCCTGGAATTGATTCATAGAATCTTTCCAATTCGCAAAACAAAATTAAAACTCCCTCTGGCAAAACCACAAAGGCCTTGTCTTAACTTTCATATGGGGCGTTGTCTTGGTCCCTGCCAAGGAAATATTTCCAAGGAAACCTATTCTGAGTTAGTTGATGAGATTCTTAGTTTTTTAGAGGGAAAAAAGGAACGATTGGTTTCTGGATTAAAAACGGCGATGATCCAAGCCTCCGAAAAAATGGAATATGAACGTGCTGGATTTCTAAAAACTCGCATTGAAAAAATTATCCAAATTAGGGAAAAACAAACTGTTGTTAGTATGGATGGAGGAGACGAAGATATTCTTGGAATTAGCAAAAGGGATGATGAAGGTCAAATGATTATCCTTGAAGTGCGAGGGGGAAGGTTGGAAGGCAAAAAATCTTTTCCTCTCAAGGGACTTTCCTTTTCCGATGACGACGAAGTGTTTGCTTCTTTTTTACGTGATTATTATTTAAACGCCACTTTACTTCCAAGTATTGTTTTTTTGCCTCCTTCTGCGAAAGGTAACTATGATGTGTTTTTGGAAGCCATCACTGAAAAATTTGGAACTTCGATCAAACTTAAATTTCCAGAAATGGGTCCTAAAAAATCACTCCTTCGTTTGGCAGAAAAAAATGCCGATCTTAGTTTGACCGAAAGAATTCTTGCAACCAAACTACGTGACCAATCAGTGGCGATGAAAGAATTGCAAGAAAAATTAAATTTACCAGTTTTACCAAGAACAATCGAATGTTACGATATTTCTCATTTCCAAGGTTCTTCCCCGGTGGCAAGTGGTGTGATGTTTGTGGATGGAAAACCGTATAAGGCAGGTTATAGACATTATAAAATGCGTGGATATGAAGGGATCAATGATCCTGGGATGATCCATGAAGTCATTGCACGAAGGCTTAGTCACTTGGTGAATGAAGAAGAACCTCTCCCCGATCTTATTGTCATCGACGGAGGACTAACACAATTATCTCGCGCTGCGGAAGCGGCAAATGCCCTGGAGCTCGGTCATATTCCAATGGTAGGCCTTGCTAAAAAAAGAGAGGAAATTTATTTTCCAGGGGAAAAACATCCTTACAGCTTTGACATTCATTCTCCTATGATGCGCCTTCTTCGTAATTTACGAGATGAGGCCCACCGGTTTGGAGTTACCTTCCAAAGGGTTCAAAGAAAGAAAAAAGCATTAAAAACTATTTTGGATGATTTACCTGATATTGGTGCCAGTCGCCGAAAAAGTATATTATCCTATTTCCAAGCCAAAAAGAAAGTAACCGATGCAACGATAGGGGAACTTAAAGAGGTTCCGGGAATTGGTCCTGTCCTTGCAGAAAAAATATATTCAGGTATAAGAAACTTAAAAAAAATAGAACCATAA
- a CDS encoding LIC11755 family lipoprotein: MKKLGIIFLIFFLGFCQNKEKSPFLLYGDGYSESPKFEFQYGIAEEEGNLIENTSYTHFDSGVFCLYSLPISLYLRELGAKFRICWKTDEEGANRWKQGFSLLAEGPNEYLSWNWKGKGGNALLTEYGKWKKESDKEGFLLEWETQIWSSGLTTYQTFAVPHPLFLQRTKDVCEVVFFKPSIDGTLNQLPVLSFDFPCPDLNEITDQIQTQNDKWFRECVPGEPKVSELFRHSESSFQRFLEWENPNEFVICPSSDSLDLEKEGVRKTFSSDLFSKRTKLILPRATTVFSDETGFFSIPIPKEFLTDLGTQMSVRWGNSEYQDSEFYFRQGYDFFSNQTNPISCRNQYKFWNSKDRFCGNPGLPNRLEKKIKEGSPAGCLADQIQITEFYPGNHFDSQLPLPAYFEFQNTGDTCDGSSLQWIFENTVYPLSADEWILEKGAVFLITRKLWSGWNLLEKEKPFSIPKVVFQIPSFRWENRKEKEQVSFIPSISLYHLLRFQSQNRFSIQLDAFGTQYPHVRTGSSLNFLPYGFQISPGSVNNSLAENIYTDLLEYNPNQSPFLDFGFTGFEEGLVSFQRENGNTYQFWKPIGTRFQTLATFPSTCNGEDFYQLPDGFFSENFYSLRYLSKEKDESVAFSWEPMSIKEWTIGGTRSLHPEPSPILFSRSMTPSNHCLSDFRSPGSSKHRSLEIRKGEGEFNYLTNFSLSHQTELKLGNGNGSIPLTLISSGTNTYSVNSQGPFPFSPEEQLYSYFTDPSLIQAKSFLERKGPVQIEAIFPNPKDSQNEWIYLCNRSANTEDLSFYLVEDETSTDDLVSYQSRFPNLNPSVNGGKTFMLNTTILNPGHCAWIVDPDGKDWFFPIFQKDSDLLLTVKTTQTIGNGIASGESIQIRKKIEQSSKLVSSFGHKESFSPFRITVVTGEFLWLKFGSNGMSAEDFEIYREEF; encoded by the coding sequence ATGAAAAAACTAGGTATAATCTTTCTAATTTTTTTTCTTGGTTTTTGTCAAAATAAAGAAAAATCTCCCTTTTTGCTTTATGGTGATGGTTACAGTGAATCACCAAAATTTGAGTTTCAATATGGAATTGCAGAAGAGGAAGGAAACTTAATTGAAAACACTAGTTATACTCATTTCGATTCAGGTGTTTTTTGCCTTTATTCCCTTCCCATATCCTTATATTTACGAGAGTTAGGTGCAAAATTTCGGATTTGTTGGAAAACCGATGAAGAGGGTGCAAACAGGTGGAAACAAGGTTTTTCCTTACTAGCAGAAGGACCAAACGAATATCTTTCTTGGAATTGGAAAGGAAAAGGGGGAAATGCTTTACTCACGGAATATGGAAAATGGAAAAAAGAATCTGATAAAGAAGGATTTCTTTTAGAATGGGAAACCCAAATTTGGTCCAGTGGTCTTACCACCTATCAGACATTCGCTGTACCTCATCCATTATTTTTACAAAGAACCAAAGATGTATGTGAGGTTGTCTTTTTTAAACCAAGTATCGACGGAACTCTAAACCAACTACCAGTTCTTTCCTTTGATTTTCCTTGTCCCGATTTAAATGAAATTACAGACCAAATCCAAACACAAAATGATAAGTGGTTCCGAGAGTGTGTTCCGGGAGAACCGAAAGTATCCGAGCTTTTTCGACACTCCGAGTCTTCTTTCCAAAGATTTTTAGAATGGGAAAACCCGAATGAATTTGTGATCTGTCCTAGTTCAGATTCTTTGGATCTGGAAAAGGAGGGAGTTCGTAAAACCTTTTCTTCTGATCTTTTTTCCAAACGAACCAAATTAATTTTACCTAGGGCAACAACAGTTTTTTCCGATGAAACTGGATTTTTTAGCATACCCATTCCCAAAGAATTCCTTACCGATTTAGGAACACAAATGTCTGTTCGTTGGGGAAATTCTGAATACCAAGATTCTGAATTCTACTTTCGCCAAGGGTATGATTTTTTTTCTAACCAAACAAATCCCATCTCTTGTCGAAACCAATATAAGTTTTGGAATTCTAAGGATCGGTTTTGTGGAAATCCGGGACTCCCCAACCGATTGGAAAAAAAAATCAAAGAAGGTAGTCCAGCAGGTTGCCTTGCCGACCAAATCCAAATCACTGAATTTTATCCAGGAAACCATTTTGATTCCCAACTGCCATTACCTGCGTATTTTGAATTCCAAAATACTGGAGATACCTGTGATGGATCCTCGCTCCAATGGATTTTTGAAAATACCGTTTATCCCTTGTCAGCGGATGAATGGATTTTGGAGAAAGGAGCTGTATTTCTTATCACAAGAAAACTATGGTCTGGTTGGAATCTATTAGAAAAGGAAAAACCATTTTCTATCCCGAAAGTTGTTTTTCAAATTCCCAGTTTCCGTTGGGAAAATCGAAAAGAGAAAGAACAAGTTTCTTTTATTCCTAGTATATCGCTTTATCATTTACTTAGGTTTCAATCGCAAAACAGATTCTCCATTCAACTCGATGCTTTTGGTACGCAGTATCCCCATGTTAGGACGGGGTCCTCACTTAATTTTTTACCTTATGGATTTCAAATCAGTCCCGGTTCCGTAAACAATAGTTTGGCGGAAAATATATATACGGATTTACTCGAATATAACCCGAACCAATCTCCCTTTTTAGATTTTGGATTTACAGGTTTTGAAGAGGGCTTGGTTTCATTCCAAAGAGAAAATGGTAATACCTATCAATTTTGGAAACCCATTGGAACTCGGTTTCAAACCTTGGCAACTTTTCCTTCCACATGTAATGGAGAGGATTTTTACCAATTGCCCGATGGATTTTTTTCCGAGAATTTCTATTCCCTTCGTTACTTGAGCAAGGAGAAGGATGAGTCGGTTGCCTTTTCTTGGGAGCCAATGTCAATTAAGGAATGGACAATCGGAGGGACACGTTCCTTACATCCAGAGCCTAGTCCCATTCTTTTTTCCAGGTCTATGACTCCTTCTAATCATTGTTTATCTGACTTTAGAAGCCCAGGTAGTTCCAAACATCGCAGTTTGGAAATTAGAAAGGGCGAAGGTGAATTCAATTATCTTACCAACTTTTCTCTTAGTCACCAAACAGAACTAAAGTTAGGGAATGGAAATGGGTCCATCCCTCTCACCTTAATATCATCAGGAACAAATACATATTCGGTAAATTCACAAGGACCGTTTCCATTTTCACCAGAAGAACAACTTTATTCTTATTTTACCGATCCTTCGCTAATTCAAGCCAAAAGTTTTTTAGAACGAAAGGGACCAGTTCAAATTGAAGCCATTTTTCCTAATCCTAAAGATTCACAAAACGAGTGGATCTATCTATGTAACCGTTCTGCAAATACTGAAGATTTGAGTTTCTATCTAGTGGAAGACGAAACGAGCACAGATGATCTCGTCTCGTATCAATCTAGGTTTCCAAATCTTAATCCTTCCGTAAATGGCGGTAAAACTTTTATGCTAAACACAACCATTTTGAACCCAGGACATTGTGCCTGGATTGTGGATCCTGACGGTAAAGATTGGTTTTTCCCTATTTTCCAAAAAGATTCGGACTTACTTCTTACAGTCAAAACAACTCAAACCATTGGAAACGGAATTGCTTCAGGGGAATCCATCCAAATCAGAAAAAAAATAGAACAAAGTTCTAAGTTAGTTTCTTCATTCGGTCATAAAGAAAGTTTTTCTCCCTTTCGTATCACAGTAGTTACCGGTGAGTTTCTTTGGCTAAAATTTGGCTCTAACGGAATGTCCGCAGAGGACTTTGAAATATACCGTGAGGAATTTTGA